In a single window of the Salvelinus namaycush isolate Seneca chromosome 6, SaNama_1.0, whole genome shotgun sequence genome:
- the LOC120049572 gene encoding uncharacterized protein LOC120049572: MWSIYLADSGVRAVWSIYLTDSGVRAVWSIYLTDSGVREVWSIYLTDSDVRAVWSIYLTDSGVRAVWSIYLTDSGVRAVWSIYLTDSYVRAVWSIYLTDSGVRAVWSIYLTGSGVRAVWSIYLADSGVRAVWSIYLADSGVRAVWSIYLTGSGVRAVWSIYLTGSGVRAVWSIYLTDSGVRAVWSIYLTGSGVRAVWSIYLTGSGVRAVWSIYLTGSGVRAVWSIYLADSGVREVWSIYLTGSGVRAVWSIYLTDSGVRAVWSIYLTDSGVRAVWSIYLTDSGVRAVWSIYLTDSGVRAVWSIYLTDSGVRAVWSIYLTDSGVRAVWSIYLTDSGVRAVWSIYLTDSGVRAVWSIYLTDSGVRAVWSIYLTDSGVREVWSIYLTDSGVRAVWSIYLTDSGVRAVWSIYLAGSGVRAVWSIYLTGSGVRAVWSIYLADSGVREVWSIYLADSGVREVWSIYLTGSGVRAVWSIYLTGSGVRAVWSIYLTGSGVRVMWSIYLTDSGVRAVWSIYLTDSGVRAVWSIYLTDSGVRAVWSIYLTGSDVRAVWSIYLAGSGVRAVWSIYLTGSGVRAVWSIYLADSGVREVWSIYLTGSGVRAVWSIYLTDSGVRAVWSIYLTDSGVRVMWSIYLTDSGVRAVWSIYLADSGVRAVWSIYLADSGVRAVWSIYLADSGVRAVWSIYLADSGVRAVWSIYLTDSGVRAVWSISG, from the coding sequence ATGTGGTCTATATATCTGGCTGATAGTGGTGTCAGGGCAGTGTGGTCTATATATCTGACTGATAGTGGTGTCAGGGCAGTGTGGTCTATATATCTGACTGATAGTGGTGTCAGGGAAGTGTGGTCTATATATCTGACTGATAGTGATGTCAGGGCAGTGTGGTCTATATATCTGACTGATAGTGGTGTCAGGGCAGTGTGGTCTATATATCTGACTGATAGTGGTGTCAGGGCAGTGTGGTCTATATATCTGACTGATAGTTATGTCAGGGCAGTGTGGTCTATATATCTGACTGATAGTGGTGTCAGGGCAGTGTGGTCTATATATCTGACTGGTAGTGGTGTCAGGGCAGTGTGGTCTATATATCTGGCTGATAGTGGTGTCAGGGCAGTGTGGTCTATATATCTGGCTGATAGTGGTGTCAGGGCAGTGTGGTCTATATATCTGACTGGTAGTGGTGTCAGGGCAGTGTGGTCTATATATCTGACTGGTAGTGGTGTCAGGGCAGTGTGGTCTATATATCTGACTGATAGTGGTGTCAGGGCAGTGTGGTCTATATATCTGACTGGTAGTGGTGTCAGGGCAGTGTGGTCTATATATCTGACTGGTAGTGGTGTCAGGGCAGTGTGGTCTATATATCTGACTGGTAGTGGTGTCAGGGCAGTGTGGTCTATATATCTGGCTGATAGTGGTGTCAGGGAAGTGTGGTCTATATATCTGACTGGTAGTGGTGTCAGGGCAGTGTGGTCTATATATCTGACTGATAGTGGTGTCAGGGCAGTGTGGTCTATATATCTGACTGATAGTGGTGTCAGGGCAGTGTGGTCTATATATCTGACTGATAGTGGTGTCAGGGCAGTGTGGTCTATATATCTGACTGATAGTGGTGTCAGGGCAGTGTGGTCTATATATCTGACTGATAGTGGTGTCAGGGCAGTGTGGTCTATATATCTGACTGATAGTGGTGTCAGGGCAGTGTGGTCTATATATCTGACTGATAGTGGTGTCAGGGCAGTGTGGTCTATATATCTGACTGATAGTGGTGTCAGGGCAGTGTGGTCTATATATCTGACTGATAGTGGTGTCAGGGCAGTGTGGTCTATATATCTGACTGATAGTGGTGTCAGGGAAGTGTGGTCTATATATCTGACTGATAGTGGTGTCAGGGCGGTGTGGTCTATATATCTGACTGATAGTGGTGTCAGGGCAGTGTGGTCTATATATCTGGCTGGTAGTGGTGTCAGGGCAGTGTGGTCTATATATCTGACTGGTAGTGGTGTCAGGGCAGTGTGGTCTATATATCTGGCTGATAGTGGTGTCAGGGAAGTGTGGTCTATATATCTGGCTGATAGTGGTGTCAGGGAAGTGTGGTCTATATATCTGACTGGTAGTGGTGTCAGGGCAGTGTGGTCTATATATCTGACTGGTAGTGGTGTCAGGGCAGTGTGGTCTATATATCTGACTGGTAGTGGTGTCAGGGTGATGTGGTCTATATATCTGACTGATAGTGGTGTCAGGGCAGTGTGGTCTATATATCTGACTGATAGTGGTGTCAGGGCAGTGTGGTCTATATATCTGACTGATAGTGGTGTCAGGGCAGTGTGGTCTATATATCTGACTGGTAGTGATGTCAGGGCAGTGTGGTCTATATATCTGGCTGGTAGTGGTGTCAGGGCAGTGTGGTCTATATATCTGACTGGTAGTGGTGTCAGGGCAGTGTGGTCTATATATCTGGCTGATAGTGGTGTCAGGGAAGTGTGGTCTATATATCTGACTGGTAGTGGTGTCAGGGCAGTGTGGTCTATATATCTGACTGATAGTGGTGTCAGGGCAGTGTGGTCTATATATCTGACTGATAGTGGTGTCAGGGTGATGTGGTCTATATATCTGACTGATAGTGGTGTCAGGGCAGTGTGGTCTATATATCTGGCTGATAGTGGTGTCAGGGCAGTGTGGTCTATATATCTGGCTGATAGTGGTGTCAGGGCAGTGTGGTCTATATATCTGGCTGATAGTGGTGTCAGGGCAGTGTGGTCTATATATCTGGCTGATAGTGGTGTCAGGGCAGTGTGGTCTATATATCTGACTGATAGTGGTGTCAGGGCAGTGTGGTCTATATCTGGCTGA